GGCGCCTACTACAAGTTCTGGATGTTCCAATCGGCTTGATTGATAACTCATGGGGCGGCTCCATGATTGAGTCATGGGTTCCACGTGAAGACCTACAAGGTGACCCAGAGCTTGAAGCGGTGCTCACCAAATGGGACAAGCGGATGGAAGGCTATACGGACGAAACCTATCAGCAGGCACTAGCCGACTATGAAGTCGCCAAAGCCGCATTCATCGCTGGCGGAAAAATCGGCAATTGGCCGCACCGCCCCAGCAACCTCGCGCGCGGACAGATGCGCCCTGCCAATATTTACAATGGTGGCGTATATCCAATCATCGGATACGGCATAAAGGGCATGCTCTGGTATCAGGGGGAATCCAACGCGGGCGAGCCTGATCGCTATCTCAAGATCTTCCCTCGCATGCTCAAGACCTACCGAGAACAATGGGATCAAGGTGACTTCCCTTGTTACTGGGTACAACTAGCCGACTATAAAGCGGAACACGACGATCCGAACAAACGGAGCTATTGGGCCGAAATGCGCGAAGTGCAAACAGCCTTCATGGATCGTGTGCCCAATGGTGGGCAAGCCGTCATTATCGACGTGGGCGAAGGCCGCGACATCCACCCTCGCAATAAGCGTGTGCCTGCCGACCGACTCGCCCGCTGGGCACTCGCCAAGCAATATGGCGTCGACCTCGAATATCGCAGCCCGGAATATGAATCGATGGAGATCGTGGACAATAAAGCCATCCTCAGCTTCAAACATGTGAGACAACTCTATACCTTTGATATCAAAGAGCCCATTGGTTTCACAATTGCAGGCGAGGATGGGCAGTTCGTTTGGGCGAAAGCCAAGCTAGTGGGCGCAAAGCAAATTGAAGTGTGGAGCGATGCGGTGCCCCACCCGACCCAAGTGCGCTACGGATGGGCAACGAATCCAAAGGTCAATGTGTACAGCTACAATGGCCTACCGCTGACCCCATTCCGCACGGACACTCCAGCATACCTGCAGGATCAATAAAAGACACTTCCCAGAAACACCGAAGCTTGAAATGGCACCTCTATTGATAGTGGTGAAGCTCGTTCGTATCGATATATAATTTTCTTTGTTCTACTAAAATGACGAGTAGTCGTGTGCGTGAACAGCTATTTAAGAATCATGATCGGCCATAAGTCCGGTCGCTCGTTGCAGGACGTATTATCTTCAATACTAAGTGACAGCCCGCCTTTGAATTGATTCCCCTCCGCCCGATCCTGAAGGAACAGGGCAAAACCGGATCGGGCGCCCGACTCGAGCGAGAGTGGTAAAACATACGTTTGCGGAAAGATAATCACATAGCCGAACTCATTGCCGTTACGATAAAACTGACTAGGGATACCGCCGTTGCGGACATCTTCAGCCTTCGGCATTTCCGTGCCATTCGCAAACTCGGTAAAGACTTCCTGCATGCGGTAAACCGATGCCGTCCCTGATAGAGCCTGGCCGTCCGCCGCATAGAAGTCGTAACGGTAGTCATTATTATCGTAGCCCTCAGACTTCCAAGGTAAACCCGCATCGGCGAAGGTATCGAAATAGACCTCTAAAGCTCCATCATTTCGATACAGCTGACGCTCCCGAGCTGGATTGGCCAACCAGCCCGCTTCATTCACGACGAACTCTGCATCATGACAAGAAACACGCAGATAGATATTGTCCTCGTCCCAAGCCATTTGGTACTGAGCCTTTGGCAGTGATTCGGAATCATCCATTAAGTGCGGCGCATGCACGAAGTAGTTATCCAAGTCGATGTGAGGAATGGTCTCCCACTGTTTATCGCGGTAATCGAGTGGGAGTGGCGCATCCACTTTTGGAATATAAAAATACTCCAAATTCGTTTCTTTCTCTTCGGTATAACCACTCGACAAATCAATCTGAACCGAATGATTCCAACGATGCATTGCGCCGGTGGCATGGTTCAAATCGCCATCAACTAAAATGCTTTTGCTGGCATAAGGACTTAAAGAAAAATCAATCGATTGGTTCGAGCGAGTAATCTGCCCGGCAACAGCTTGATTCGTATTATTCACCAAATCAGCTCCCACACCAGCAAGGTTCGGCAGTATTTTGACTTCGATTAAAGTGCTCGAACCAAGCACGACAGCATCATTCAACAACGTGACCAAGGCGTCCACGGCCCCGTGCTCAGTCTGCAGGTAGAGCGGCGCAGGACTCAGTGGAATTTCAAGCATCTCTCCTTCGCCCACATCCAAAACATTGCCCATCAGGTCGATCACTTTTAGATCCAAGCCCTTCACCTTCAGTTGCAATGATGGACCGTGCTTAAAGCCATTTTCGACTTTATATGAAGGACTCCAAATCGCAGCCGTCCCCTGCCCATTTGCATCCTTAAACACCATCCCCTTGATATCGGAAGTGGGCGCAAAATCTTCGACAAACTCAGGCTCTGGAAACAAGTGCCCGAGGGTGTTGACTGCGCCACAAAACATGAGCGGAGAAAAATAATAATCAATGAACTGACGTGTATTCCAAATGTGCATATTCTCCACTCGTGGCCAATATTTCAAAGCGATCAGATAGAGTCTGGCCGCACGGGCCGCACTTAGGAACTCGTTCCAACTGGAATCATATGTCGGACGCCCACTCAGCGAATACCATTGGTCATATTTCTCCCA
The nucleotide sequence above comes from Coraliomargarita algicola. Encoded proteins:
- a CDS encoding sialate O-acetylesterase — translated: MLALATHALRAEVSLPSIFTDHMVLQRNLANPVWGKATPGENVSVRIDGQIHQTQADANGKWTVKLDPMNAGGPFTLNIEGNNTVTIQDVLIGEVWVCSGQSNMEWPLGRSNDSQLEAKSANYPKIRFITIPRNGTQEPQDDFEGAWEICSPKTVKEFSAIGYYFGWRLLQVLDVPIGLIDNSWGGSMIESWVPREDLQGDPELEAVLTKWDKRMEGYTDETYQQALADYEVAKAAFIAGGKIGNWPHRPSNLARGQMRPANIYNGGVYPIIGYGIKGMLWYQGESNAGEPDRYLKIFPRMLKTYREQWDQGDFPCYWVQLADYKAEHDDPNKRSYWAEMREVQTAFMDRVPNGGQAVIIDVGEGRDIHPRNKRVPADRLARWALAKQYGVDLEYRSPEYESMEIVDNKAILSFKHVRQLYTFDIKEPIGFTIAGEDGQFVWAKAKLVGAKQIEVWSDAVPHPTQVRYGWATNPKVNVYSYNGLPLTPFRTDTPAYLQDQ